The following coding sequences are from one Arthrobacter crystallopoietes window:
- a CDS encoding M23 family metallopeptidase, whose product MELPGPLEQSTRRSQPPFSPHILRLAWAAALVLLLTAANVQLPGTPPATAMTGSYAPIWGWPTDPKPAVLAEFDPPPEPWSRGHRGVDLKTNDGASVLAPQDGTVSFVGWVVDRPVITIDHGNGLRSSFEPVSSELEKGDPVDKGAELGTVEGTSHCPPGCLHWGVRQGEEYINPLQFVMDMRPSVLLPRPME is encoded by the coding sequence ATGGAATTGCCCGGCCCTCTCGAACAGTCCACCAGAAGATCCCAGCCGCCCTTCTCGCCGCACATTCTTCGGCTGGCATGGGCAGCCGCCCTCGTTCTGCTGTTGACTGCAGCCAACGTCCAGCTGCCCGGCACACCGCCCGCGACGGCCATGACCGGAAGCTACGCCCCGATATGGGGCTGGCCGACGGATCCGAAGCCTGCCGTACTGGCAGAGTTTGATCCCCCACCGGAGCCTTGGTCACGCGGCCACCGAGGAGTGGATTTGAAGACGAACGACGGCGCCTCGGTACTCGCTCCGCAGGACGGTACGGTCAGCTTCGTCGGCTGGGTGGTGGACCGCCCCGTGATCACCATCGACCACGGCAACGGACTGCGCAGCAGCTTTGAACCTGTATCCAGCGAACTGGAGAAGGGCGATCCGGTGGACAAGGGCGCCGAGCTGGGGACCGTGGAGGGAACATCGCACTGCCCGCCCGGCTGCCTGCACTGGGGCGTGCGGCAGGGGGAGGAATACATCAACCCGCTGCAGTTCGTTATGGACATGCGGCCCTCGGTCCTGCTCCCCCGGCCGATGGAATGA
- the pyrH gene encoding UMP kinase, producing the protein MEPQHATETQSAEVEPKRRRVLLKLSGEVFGGGKLGVDPDTVRGIAKQIAATVGQVEVAIVVGGGNFFRGAELSQSGMDRSRADYMGMLGTVMNCLALQDFLEQAGVDTRVQSAITMGQVAEAYIPRRAIRHMEKGRVVIFGAGAGLPYFSTDTVAAQRALEVHADVVLMAKNGVDGVYTADPKKDPAAEKLDSLTYDDAMRRNIRVMDQTAFSLCKDNKLAMVVFGMEGEGNVSRAILGEKIGTFVSA; encoded by the coding sequence ATGGAACCCCAGCACGCAACCGAAACCCAGTCCGCCGAGGTGGAGCCCAAGCGGCGCCGCGTTCTGCTCAAGCTCTCCGGCGAAGTTTTCGGCGGGGGTAAACTCGGCGTCGATCCGGACACTGTCCGCGGCATCGCCAAGCAGATTGCGGCAACTGTGGGACAGGTCGAGGTCGCGATCGTGGTCGGCGGCGGCAACTTCTTCCGGGGCGCGGAGCTCTCGCAGTCCGGGATGGACCGCTCCCGCGCCGACTACATGGGGATGCTGGGCACCGTCATGAATTGCCTTGCGCTGCAGGACTTCCTCGAACAGGCCGGTGTGGACACCCGTGTCCAGAGCGCGATCACCATGGGCCAGGTTGCCGAGGCATACATTCCCCGCCGCGCCATCCGCCACATGGAAAAGGGCCGCGTGGTCATCTTCGGCGCCGGCGCCGGCCTGCCGTATTTCTCTACTGACACCGTTGCTGCCCAGCGTGCGCTGGAAGTCCATGCCGACGTCGTACTCATGGCCAAGAACGGGGTAGACGGGGTTTACACAGCGGACCCGAAGAAGGATCCGGCGGCCGAAAAGCTGGACAGCCTGACGTACGACGACGCGATGCGCCGCAATATCCGTGTCATGGACCAGACGGCCTTCAGCCTGTGCAAGGACAACAAGCTGGCCATGGTGGTCTTCGGTATGGAAGGCGAGGGAAATGTCAGCCGCGCCATCCTGGGCGAGAAGATCGGGACCTTCGTGTCCGCCTAA
- the frr gene encoding ribosome recycling factor — MIEETMLEAAEKMDKAVEVAKEDFATIRTGRANPALFSKVTVNYYGSPTPLQQLASFQNPEARTLLITPFDKSALNDIEKALRDSDVGANPANDGNVIRVVLPELTQERRKEYVKIVRGKAEDAKVSIRNIRRKAMDNIAKQVKDGDIGEDEGARAEKELDARTKAHTDNVDELLKRKEAELLEV; from the coding sequence GTGATCGAAGAAACAATGCTAGAGGCTGCCGAGAAGATGGATAAGGCGGTGGAAGTGGCGAAGGAAGACTTCGCCACAATCCGTACCGGCCGCGCGAACCCGGCATTGTTTTCGAAGGTCACGGTCAACTACTACGGTTCCCCGACCCCGCTGCAGCAGCTGGCTTCGTTCCAGAACCCGGAAGCACGCACCTTGCTCATCACGCCGTTCGACAAGTCGGCGCTGAACGACATCGAGAAGGCGCTGCGCGATTCGGACGTCGGCGCCAACCCGGCCAATGACGGCAACGTCATCCGCGTGGTGCTGCCGGAGCTGACCCAGGAACGCCGCAAGGAATACGTCAAGATTGTCCGGGGCAAGGCCGAGGACGCGAAGGTCTCCATCCGCAATATCCGACGCAAGGCGATGGACAACATCGCCAAGCAGGTCAAGGACGGCGACATCGGCGAAGACGAGGGAGCGCGCGCCGAAAAGGAACTGGACGCCCGGACCAAGGCCCACACGGACAACGTGGATGAGCTGCTCAAGCGCAAAGAAGCTGAGCTGCTCGAAGTCTGA
- a CDS encoding glycosyltransferase encodes MSENKGPRPLKILIAADTYLPDVNGAAVFGLRLAQAMSKRGHDVHVIAARPEQGVSYVEQRPEAAVHRLRSHSVPTHESWRICFPWEIKRDIRRIFDEVQPDVVHIQCHYMIGQATIAEAVRRGIRAIATNHFMPENLEPFLPFPQWFLDIVAKNSWRDMGKIMGKAAVVTTPTPLAAKAMKEHAFLHKVLPLSNGIDSAHYELAPGEVAEKPDHPTVLFVGRLAQEKHVDVLIEAISLTDPDLNVHLEIVGEGEVRSMLDAKVAELGMAGRVKFLGHVDDDELRLAYLRATVFCQPGTAELQSLVSLEAMSASKPVVLANAMALPHLVDDGVNGYLFTPRDPVDLAAKLDLVLKQSPEDIHAMGEGSHDKAAKHAIDKTMDTFEKLYRGRSVDDFLPS; translated from the coding sequence GTGAGTGAGAACAAGGGACCGAGGCCGCTCAAGATCCTGATCGCCGCCGACACCTATCTGCCGGACGTCAACGGAGCGGCTGTGTTCGGCCTGCGGCTGGCCCAGGCCATGTCCAAGCGCGGGCATGACGTCCATGTCATCGCGGCGCGCCCGGAGCAGGGAGTCAGCTATGTGGAGCAGCGCCCCGAGGCGGCCGTACACCGGCTCCGCTCGCATTCGGTGCCTACGCATGAGTCATGGCGCATCTGCTTCCCGTGGGAGATAAAGCGCGATATCAGGCGGATCTTCGACGAGGTCCAGCCGGATGTGGTCCACATCCAGTGCCACTACATGATCGGCCAGGCCACCATCGCCGAAGCCGTACGCCGCGGCATCCGGGCCATTGCCACGAACCATTTCATGCCCGAAAACCTCGAGCCGTTCCTGCCGTTCCCGCAGTGGTTCCTTGACATCGTGGCCAAGAACTCATGGCGCGACATGGGCAAGATCATGGGCAAGGCGGCCGTTGTTACTACTCCAACGCCGTTGGCGGCAAAGGCCATGAAGGAGCACGCCTTCCTGCACAAAGTGCTTCCGCTCTCCAACGGCATTGACTCGGCCCACTACGAACTGGCGCCGGGCGAAGTTGCCGAGAAGCCGGATCATCCGACGGTGCTCTTTGTAGGGCGGCTGGCCCAGGAGAAGCACGTGGATGTGCTGATAGAAGCGATCTCACTGACGGACCCTGATCTCAATGTTCACCTGGAAATCGTCGGCGAGGGCGAAGTGCGGTCCATGCTTGACGCCAAAGTGGCCGAGCTCGGTATGGCAGGGCGGGTGAAGTTCCTGGGCCACGTCGACGACGACGAACTGCGGCTGGCGTACCTTCGGGCGACCGTTTTCTGCCAGCCGGGTACGGCGGAGCTGCAGTCACTGGTTTCGCTGGAGGCCATGTCCGCGAGCAAGCCGGTGGTCCTGGCCAATGCCATGGCCCTGCCGCACCTGGTAGACGACGGCGTGAACGGTTACCTCTTCACCCCGCGGGATCCGGTCGATCTGGCCGCCAAACTGGACCTGGTGCTGAAACAGTCACCGGAGGACATCCATGCCATGGGCGAGGGCAGCCACGACAAGGCGGCGAAACATGCCATCGACAAGACTATGGACACCTTCGAGAAGCTGTACCGAGGCAGATCGGTGGACGACTTCTTGCCGAGCTGA
- the rpsB gene encoding 30S ribosomal protein S2 gives MPVVTMRQLLDSGVHFGHQTRRWNPKMKRFIFTERNGIYIIDLQQSLSYIDRAYEFVKATVAHGGTVLFVGTKKQAQEAIAEQATRVGQPYVNQRWLGGMLTNFQTVSRRIQRLKELEEINFEDVASSGRTKKELLLLQREKNKLETTLGGIRNLTKAPSVVWIVDTKKEHLAVDEAQKLNIPVVAILDTNCDPDEVDFPIPGNDDAIRSVNLLTRVVADAVAEGLIARQNKAAGNTEAPVEPMAEWERELLEGNSEAPAAEAKTEEAPAAEAQAEEAPAAEAAPAEAAEAPAAETDK, from the coding sequence ATGCCAGTCGTTACCATGCGCCAGCTGCTCGACAGCGGCGTTCACTTTGGTCACCAGACCCGTCGTTGGAACCCGAAGATGAAGCGCTTCATCTTCACCGAGCGCAACGGCATCTACATCATTGACCTGCAGCAGTCGCTGTCCTACATCGACCGCGCCTACGAGTTCGTCAAGGCCACTGTCGCCCACGGCGGCACCGTGCTCTTCGTCGGTACCAAGAAGCAGGCCCAGGAAGCAATCGCCGAGCAGGCCACCCGTGTTGGCCAGCCGTACGTGAACCAGCGCTGGCTCGGCGGTATGCTGACCAACTTCCAGACCGTTTCCCGCCGGATCCAGCGTCTGAAGGAACTTGAAGAGATCAACTTCGAGGATGTTGCCAGCTCCGGCCGCACCAAGAAGGAACTCCTGCTGCTGCAGCGCGAGAAGAACAAGCTGGAAACCACCCTCGGCGGTATCCGCAACCTGACCAAGGCTCCGTCCGTGGTCTGGATCGTGGACACCAAGAAGGAGCACCTCGCAGTTGACGAGGCGCAGAAGCTGAACATCCCGGTTGTTGCCATCCTCGACACCAACTGCGATCCGGACGAGGTCGACTTCCCGATTCCGGGCAACGACGACGCCATCCGCTCCGTCAACCTGCTCACCCGCGTTGTCGCCGATGCCGTTGCCGAGGGCCTGATCGCCCGCCAGAACAAGGCTGCCGGCAACACCGAGGCACCCGTCGAGCCGATGGCCGAGTGGGAGCGCGAGCTGCTCGAAGGAAACTCCGAGGCTCCGGCCGCTGAAGCCAAGACCGAAGAGGCACCCGCCGCCGAGGCCCAGGCCGAAGAGGCTCCTGCCGCGGAAGCTGCTCCGGCCGAGGCTGCTGAAGCTCCGGCTGCAGAGACCGACAAGTAA
- a CDS encoding phosphatidate cytidylyltransferase: MGTDQPSTQAGGSPAPEAGSGSQKAGPGRRALRAAATPSRAGRNLPAAIIVGLALLVAVLVGLFFLPDAFVVLVSVFALIGVWEVSRALTVKSIFVPQVPLYAGAFAMPLAAYYGGPEALAFALVASAVAVMVYKCLDRAQDAVRSIMSGVFVLCWVPLFISFAVLLLDEDNGALKVMTMLLLVVSNDTFGYLVGVLFGKHPMAPKISPKKSWEGFAGSVGGAVVVGILCSVFILDLQWWFGLVLAIATVAASTAGDLAESMVKRELGIKDMSNILPGHGGVMDRLDSIVFAAPVAYVLAVLLAPGAI; the protein is encoded by the coding sequence ATGGGTACCGACCAGCCTTCCACCCAGGCTGGCGGTTCGCCGGCACCTGAGGCTGGTTCCGGGTCTCAGAAGGCCGGACCAGGACGACGGGCGCTGCGGGCCGCGGCCACGCCTTCACGGGCAGGGCGCAACCTTCCCGCCGCCATCATTGTCGGCCTGGCTCTCCTCGTGGCCGTCCTGGTGGGGCTCTTTTTCCTGCCCGACGCGTTTGTGGTGCTGGTATCGGTTTTTGCGCTGATCGGGGTCTGGGAAGTTTCCCGCGCGCTGACGGTCAAGAGCATCTTCGTGCCGCAGGTACCGCTCTATGCCGGAGCCTTCGCCATGCCGCTCGCCGCCTACTACGGTGGTCCGGAAGCACTCGCATTCGCGCTGGTGGCGTCGGCGGTCGCGGTCATGGTCTACAAATGCCTGGACCGGGCGCAGGATGCCGTGCGCAGCATCATGAGCGGAGTTTTCGTTCTCTGCTGGGTGCCGCTGTTCATCAGCTTTGCCGTGCTGCTGCTGGACGAGGACAACGGTGCGCTGAAAGTGATGACCATGCTGTTGCTGGTCGTCTCCAACGACACCTTCGGTTATCTGGTGGGAGTACTGTTCGGCAAGCATCCGATGGCGCCGAAAATCAGCCCGAAGAAATCCTGGGAGGGTTTCGCCGGATCCGTGGGCGGCGCCGTCGTTGTTGGAATTCTCTGCTCGGTGTTCATTCTTGACCTGCAATGGTGGTTCGGGCTGGTGCTGGCTATTGCCACCGTCGCCGCCTCCACCGCAGGAGACCTGGCCGAATCCATGGTCAAACGCGAACTCGGCATCAAGGACATGAGCAACATCCTGCCCGGCCACGGCGGTGTCATGGACCGGCTCGACTCGATCGTTTTCGCCGCGCCGGTGGCCTATGTGCTCGCCGTGCTGCTGGCACCGGGGGCGATCTAA
- a CDS encoding DUF485 domain-containing protein — protein sequence MGQNPTPEADFTAAVDFEKVQQEPKFQELRRRHRSFVFPMAIAFLLWYFAYVLLADYAHDFMSTKVIGNINIGLILGLLQFVSTFAITMWYVSFANKKLDPIAAEMRSELESAAVKPQAGEKN from the coding sequence ATGGGACAAAATCCCACCCCGGAGGCCGATTTCACGGCAGCCGTGGACTTCGAGAAAGTCCAGCAGGAACCGAAGTTCCAGGAGCTGCGGCGCCGCCACCGCAGCTTCGTGTTCCCCATGGCCATTGCATTCCTGCTGTGGTATTTCGCCTACGTCCTGTTGGCGGACTATGCGCACGACTTCATGTCCACCAAGGTGATTGGCAATATCAACATCGGCTTGATCCTGGGACTGCTGCAGTTCGTCAGCACGTTCGCGATCACCATGTGGTACGTCAGCTTCGCCAACAAGAAGCTGGATCCGATCGCGGCCGAGATGCGCAGCGAGCTTGAGTCCGCGGCAGTCAAGCCCCAGGCAGGAGAAAAGAACTGA
- a CDS encoding cation acetate symporter, whose product MNPAVGLAALAAVCAATVLIGVYGLRISRTTGDFYVASRTVRPWWNASAIGGEYLSAASFLGVAGLILVSGIDALWFPIGYTAGYLMLLLFVAAPLRRSGAYTIPDFAAARLDSRPARTVTSLLVVIVGWLYIVPQLHGAALTVRITTGLPGWVGAAAVVVVVVLSVVTGGMRSITFVQAFQYWLKLTALAVPVVFVLLALGSTSQPITDGGAVFHSDLDVSDEASLYRNISLITALLFGTLGLPHVLVRFYTNPDGPTARRTTVIVLGLLSLFYIFPTLSGVLGRIYTPDLATGSQADATVLLLPARIFDGAAGDLLSALVIAGAFAAFLSTTSGLVVSLAGVVSQDLFRGSVRGFRWAAVLSAVVPLGVALATDSLALAGSVGTVFAFTASTICPLLLLGIWWRGLTDAGAIAGMVTGAVLCGTAVMLAAFAGNALGRFEELLAQPAAWTVPAAFVVTIAVSKLTASRRPVTVARVMARLHSPEHHHPAPRTVGR is encoded by the coding sequence ATGAACCCGGCCGTCGGTCTTGCCGCGCTGGCAGCGGTCTGCGCGGCGACCGTGCTCATCGGTGTCTACGGGCTGCGGATTTCGCGCACCACCGGAGACTTCTACGTTGCCTCGCGGACGGTACGGCCGTGGTGGAACGCCTCCGCGATCGGCGGCGAATACCTCTCGGCGGCCAGCTTCCTCGGCGTGGCCGGGCTAATCCTGGTCTCGGGCATCGATGCGCTGTGGTTCCCCATCGGCTACACCGCCGGCTACCTGATGCTGCTGCTCTTCGTCGCGGCCCCGCTGCGCCGGTCCGGCGCCTACACCATCCCGGATTTTGCCGCCGCCCGGCTGGATTCGCGCCCGGCCCGCACCGTCACCAGCCTGCTGGTGGTCATCGTCGGCTGGCTCTACATCGTCCCGCAGCTCCACGGCGCCGCGCTGACCGTGCGCATCACTACCGGCCTGCCCGGCTGGGTGGGCGCCGCCGCCGTCGTCGTTGTGGTGGTGCTTTCCGTGGTGACCGGCGGGATGCGCTCGATCACCTTCGTGCAGGCCTTCCAGTACTGGCTGAAACTGACCGCGCTGGCCGTGCCGGTGGTCTTTGTGCTGCTGGCCCTCGGGAGCACTTCGCAGCCGATTACCGACGGCGGCGCGGTCTTCCACAGCGACCTCGATGTTTCCGACGAGGCGTCGCTGTACCGCAACATCTCGCTGATCACCGCGCTGCTGTTCGGCACGCTGGGCCTGCCGCATGTGCTGGTGCGTTTCTACACCAACCCCGACGGCCCCACCGCCCGGCGCACCACGGTCATTGTGCTGGGGCTGCTCTCGCTGTTCTACATTTTCCCCACGCTCTCCGGCGTGCTCGGCCGGATCTACACGCCGGACCTGGCCACCGGCAGCCAAGCGGACGCCACCGTCCTGCTGCTGCCGGCCCGGATTTTCGACGGCGCCGCCGGGGACCTGCTCTCGGCCCTGGTCATTGCCGGCGCGTTTGCCGCATTCCTGTCCACCACGTCGGGCCTGGTGGTGTCGCTGGCCGGCGTGGTCAGCCAGGACCTGTTCCGGGGCAGCGTTCGCGGTTTCCGCTGGGCCGCCGTGCTCTCCGCCGTCGTGCCGCTGGGGGTTGCGCTGGCCACGGATTCGCTGGCGCTGGCCGGGAGTGTGGGCACGGTGTTCGCCTTCACCGCTTCCACCATCTGCCCGCTGCTGCTGCTGGGCATCTGGTGGCGCGGGCTGACCGACGCCGGAGCCATCGCGGGCATGGTCACCGGGGCGGTGCTGTGCGGAACGGCGGTCATGCTCGCCGCGTTCGCCGGCAATGCATTGGGCCGGTTCGAGGAACTGCTCGCCCAGCCGGCAGCCTGGACCGTGCCGGCAGCATTCGTGGTCACCATTGCGGTGTCAAAGCTGACGGCATCGCGCCGGCCCGTGACCGTCGCGCGGGTGATGGCGAGGCTGCACTCGCCCGAACACCACCACCCGGCGCCGCGCACCGTGGGACGTTAA
- a CDS encoding DivIVA domain-containing protein gives MVRQKNDAGRASAPFERVGRREHGYNVRQVDQFLARAREYYNANDPDSGQITSRDVRAMTFEPARGGYDPRAVDSALDRLEDVFAQRERDALIVAEGEQAWLAQIGRVSAVLRARLHREPGDRFRRPAKRNATSYNVQDVDALCSELLAYFENDQPLSVDIVRRSVFREAKGPDGYEETQVDAFLDRVVELMAAID, from the coding sequence ATGGTGCGACAAAAGAATGATGCTGGCCGGGCCAGTGCACCCTTCGAGCGCGTGGGGCGCCGCGAGCACGGCTACAACGTCCGCCAGGTGGACCAGTTCCTGGCCCGCGCCCGGGAGTACTACAACGCCAACGATCCGGACAGCGGGCAAATCACCAGCCGCGACGTGCGCGCAATGACTTTCGAGCCGGCCCGCGGCGGTTATGACCCGCGCGCCGTCGACTCCGCGCTGGACCGGCTGGAGGACGTCTTCGCCCAGCGGGAGCGCGACGCGTTGATCGTCGCCGAGGGTGAGCAGGCCTGGCTGGCGCAGATCGGCCGCGTATCGGCCGTGCTCCGCGCCCGGCTCCACCGCGAGCCCGGGGACCGGTTCCGCCGTCCGGCCAAGCGCAATGCCACCAGCTACAACGTGCAGGACGTGGACGCGCTGTGCTCCGAACTGCTGGCCTACTTTGAAAACGACCAGCCGCTGAGCGTCGACATTGTCCGCCGTTCGGTGTTCCGCGAGGCCAAAGGCCCGGACGGCTACGAAGAAACCCAGGTGGATGCGTTCCTGGACCGTGTTGTCGAGCTCATGGCGGCTATTGACTGA
- a CDS encoding histidine kinase: MFSTAVDIALIVAIAAVTVAVIALIGFKLARSSRDLGSEAELATYTTLHTAGLAAPFLRTGLSPAGAGKAARYLREMLGSSDLVITDESSMLAWEGTHGPREEEAMALARKVLDSGRTQVFRKPRLAVPGADLRENPETEAVFSPIQVQDRVVGTVGAYTEHVGASLVRAANEVAGWVATQIELAELDASRTLLMEAEVRALRAQISPHFIYNSLNAIASYILTDPVRARELVIEFADFTRYSFRRHGDFTTVAEELTSIDRYLLLERARFGERLKVSLQIGPEVLSTVIPFLSLQPLVENAVRHGLEAKEGTGHITITAHDAGAYAVVTIEDDGVGMDPEHLRQVLAGHTEGDHVGLRNVDSRLRQVYGDEHGLVVETAPGQGTLITMRVPKFQPDNLV, translated from the coding sequence ATGTTCAGCACGGCCGTCGACATCGCGCTCATTGTGGCCATTGCGGCCGTCACGGTGGCGGTCATCGCCCTGATCGGTTTCAAGCTCGCCCGCTCCAGCCGGGATCTGGGGTCCGAGGCCGAGCTGGCCACCTACACCACCTTGCATACCGCCGGCCTGGCGGCGCCGTTCCTGCGCACCGGGCTCTCCCCCGCCGGTGCAGGCAAGGCCGCCCGCTACCTGCGCGAAATGCTCGGCAGCAGCGATCTGGTCATCACGGACGAGTCCTCGATGCTGGCGTGGGAGGGTACCCACGGACCCCGGGAAGAAGAGGCCATGGCGCTGGCGCGCAAGGTGCTGGACAGCGGCCGGACCCAAGTCTTCCGCAAGCCCCGGCTCGCCGTCCCCGGCGCGGACCTGCGCGAGAACCCCGAGACGGAGGCCGTCTTCTCCCCCATCCAGGTGCAGGACCGCGTGGTGGGGACGGTCGGCGCGTACACCGAGCATGTCGGGGCGTCGCTGGTCCGTGCCGCGAATGAGGTAGCCGGCTGGGTAGCCACGCAGATCGAGCTGGCGGAGCTGGATGCCTCGCGCACGTTGCTGATGGAGGCCGAAGTCCGCGCCCTCCGCGCGCAGATCAGCCCGCACTTCATCTACAACTCGCTCAACGCCATTGCGTCCTACATCCTCACCGACCCGGTGCGCGCCCGCGAACTGGTCATCGAGTTCGCCGACTTCACCCGCTACTCGTTCCGGCGCCACGGCGACTTCACCACCGTGGCGGAAGAACTGACCTCCATCGACCGCTACCTGCTGCTGGAACGGGCGCGTTTCGGCGAGCGGCTCAAGGTCAGCCTGCAGATCGGCCCCGAGGTGCTCAGCACGGTAATCCCCTTCCTGTCCCTCCAGCCGCTGGTGGAGAACGCGGTCCGGCACGGCCTGGAGGCGAAGGAGGGCACCGGCCACATCACCATTACCGCCCACGACGCCGGCGCCTACGCCGTCGTCACTATCGAGGACGACGGCGTGGGGATGGATCCTGAGCATCTGCGGCAGGTGCTCGCCGGACACACCGAGGGCGATCACGTGGGCCTGCGCAACGTGGACTCCCGGTTGCGGCAGGTCTACGGGGACGAACACGGGCTGGTGGTGGAAACCGCTCCCGGCCAGGGCACCTTGATCACCATGCGCGTACCGAAGTTCCAGCCGGACAACCTCGTCTAG
- the tsf gene encoding translation elongation factor Ts — protein MANYTAADIKALRERTGAGMMDVKKALDEANGDADKAMELIRIKGLKGATKREGRSTAEGLVAAKVIDGTVGVMVEVNCETDFVAKSAKFIELADKVLSVAVESGAAELDALLATDVEGKPLSEVVVEEGAILGEKVVVRRLARLEGKTVDAYLHKTSKDLPAQVGVLFAVDAVGEAAVEAAHDVAVHIAAFSPTYLVREEVPAETVENERRIADETARAENKPEAALPKIVEGRLNGFFKEIVLLDQPFAKDPKVNVGKVLEQAGANASGFARFRVGA, from the coding sequence ATGGCGAATTACACCGCTGCTGATATTAAGGCTCTGCGCGAGCGCACCGGCGCTGGCATGATGGATGTCAAGAAGGCTCTCGACGAGGCCAACGGCGACGCCGACAAGGCCATGGAGCTCATCCGCATCAAGGGTCTGAAGGGCGCTACCAAGCGTGAAGGCCGCTCCACCGCCGAGGGCCTGGTTGCCGCCAAGGTCATCGACGGAACCGTCGGTGTCATGGTCGAGGTCAACTGCGAAACCGACTTCGTTGCCAAGTCCGCCAAGTTCATCGAACTGGCCGACAAGGTTCTCTCGGTTGCCGTCGAGTCCGGCGCTGCCGAACTGGACGCACTGCTGGCCACCGACGTCGAGGGCAAGCCGCTGAGCGAGGTTGTCGTCGAAGAGGGCGCCATCCTCGGCGAGAAGGTTGTTGTCCGCCGTCTGGCACGCCTCGAAGGCAAGACCGTCGACGCCTACCTCCACAAGACGTCCAAGGACCTGCCCGCCCAGGTTGGCGTGCTGTTCGCTGTTGACGCCGTGGGCGAGGCAGCTGTCGAGGCCGCGCATGACGTGGCCGTGCACATTGCTGCCTTCTCGCCGACCTACCTGGTCCGCGAAGAAGTTCCGGCCGAGACCGTCGAGAACGAGCGCCGGATCGCCGACGAGACCGCTCGCGCCGAGAACAAGCCCGAGGCTGCACTGCCGAAGATCGTTGAAGGCCGTCTCAACGGCTTCTTCAAGGAGATCGTGCTGCTCGACCAGCCGTTCGCCAAGGACCCGAAGGTCAACGTTGGCAAGGTCCTCGAGCAGGCCGGTGCGAACGCATCCGGTTTCGCCCGGTTCCGCGTAGGCGCCTGA
- a CDS encoding LytR/AlgR family response regulator transcription factor → MVNVVIADDEFPAVEALAYLLSRDPRIENIYKAMSGAEALRALESHDVDALFLDIHMPALSGLDIARVISRFSRPPAVVFVTADEDQALQAFELAAVDYLLKPVRPERLAESVRRICELIEDGDTKPEVITVDQGGITKMIRRDEIKYVQAQGDYARLHTAEASYLIRVPLNDLEQQWEDAGYLRIHRSYLVAMNQVQQVRLTAGKASVLINGAELPVSRRHLPAVRDKLEANRVRPRG, encoded by the coding sequence ATGGTCAACGTTGTCATCGCGGATGATGAATTCCCTGCTGTCGAGGCCCTTGCCTACCTCCTGTCGCGGGATCCGCGGATAGAAAACATCTACAAGGCTATGAGCGGTGCCGAGGCATTGCGGGCACTGGAAAGCCACGACGTTGACGCGCTGTTCCTGGACATCCACATGCCGGCACTTTCCGGGCTGGACATTGCCCGTGTCATTTCGCGCTTCAGCCGGCCTCCCGCCGTCGTCTTTGTGACCGCCGACGAGGACCAGGCGCTGCAGGCGTTCGAACTGGCCGCGGTGGATTACCTGCTCAAGCCGGTCCGGCCGGAGCGGCTGGCCGAGTCCGTGCGCCGGATCTGCGAGCTGATCGAAGACGGCGATACCAAACCCGAGGTCATTACGGTGGACCAGGGCGGCATCACCAAGATGATCAGGCGTGACGAGATCAAGTACGTACAGGCCCAGGGCGACTATGCCCGGCTGCACACGGCCGAAGCCAGCTACCTCATCCGGGTCCCGCTGAACGATCTCGAGCAGCAGTGGGAGGACGCCGGCTACCTGCGCATCCACCGCTCGTATCTGGTGGCCATGAACCAGGTACAGCAGGTGCGCCTCACGGCCGGCAAGGCCTCCGTGCTGATAAACGGCGCCGAACTGCCGGTGAGCCGGCGGCATCTGCCGGCCGTGCGGGACAAGCTTGAAGCCAACCGGGTCAGGCCGCGCGGATGA